Proteins from a single region of Chitinibacter bivalviorum:
- a CDS encoding ABC transporter permease, which yields MRLLLSIARTHLTSRLRATLVSLGGVILGVAFFLAVSALMQGSEKDFIKRLVDSSPHITISDENRNPSEQAAQLRWPDAAVTIRHVKPLNESRGIRSYQQKLAYMQAIAGVKVAPVLLGSAVLQFAGRQQGVTLSGVIPALMREVSFLEDKFIAGDLAALDIEPGGIIIGANLAQKFSLRLGSTVSVAAGTDANHTLRVVGIFRSGNANYDEGQTFVLLKQAQALLERPQRVNRFILQLADPYQARDLAQQLEAQFGYKAVSWLEASEDILSLLVIRNLIMFSVVAAILVVASFGIYNTISTFVIEKTHDIAILKSMGFHARDVLTIFLLEGLIIGIIGSILGLALGAALMQGLSLVEIKPPGASQISHLPIWWGIEQFIIASGFALTSCLAASYLPAKRASRLHPVEVLRGAT from the coding sequence ATGCGCCTACTGCTGTCAATCGCCCGTACCCACCTGACGAGTCGCCTGCGGGCGACGCTGGTTTCGTTGGGCGGTGTGATTTTGGGCGTGGCATTTTTTCTGGCCGTTTCAGCACTGATGCAAGGCTCGGAAAAAGATTTCATTAAACGTCTGGTCGATAGTAGCCCCCACATTACGATCTCCGATGAAAACCGAAACCCGAGCGAGCAAGCGGCTCAGCTGCGCTGGCCAGACGCCGCAGTCACCATTCGACACGTGAAACCGCTCAATGAATCGCGAGGTATCCGCAGCTACCAGCAAAAATTGGCCTATATGCAGGCCATTGCGGGCGTCAAAGTCGCGCCAGTCTTGCTAGGCTCAGCCGTGCTGCAATTTGCTGGTCGCCAGCAAGGCGTTACGCTATCAGGGGTTATCCCCGCCCTGATGCGCGAAGTGTCATTTTTAGAGGATAAATTTATCGCCGGAGACCTGGCTGCACTCGACATCGAACCGGGCGGCATTATTATTGGTGCCAATTTGGCGCAAAAATTCAGCCTGCGCCTAGGAAGTACGGTCAGCGTTGCCGCAGGTACAGATGCCAACCACACGCTACGGGTCGTCGGCATTTTTCGTTCTGGTAATGCCAATTATGATGAAGGACAAACCTTTGTGCTCTTGAAACAGGCGCAAGCCCTGCTAGAGCGACCACAGCGGGTGAATCGTTTTATTTTGCAATTGGCCGATCCCTACCAAGCACGCGATTTAGCGCAGCAATTGGAAGCCCAGTTTGGCTATAAAGCCGTGTCTTGGCTGGAAGCCTCCGAAGATATTCTGAGCCTACTGGTGATTCGTAATTTGATTATGTTCAGCGTGGTGGCCGCGATTTTGGTGGTTGCGTCTTTTGGCATCTATAACACCATCTCAACTTTTGTCATCGAAAAAACCCATGATATTGCGATCTTAAAATCGATGGGTTTTCATGCGCGCGATGTTCTGACTATTTTTCTACTGGAAGGCCTCATTATTGGGATTATTGGCAGCATTCTGGGATTAGCCCTAGGCGCGGCTTTGATGCAAGGCTTAAGTCTCGTTGAGATCAAGCCGCCAGGTGCCAGCCAGATCAGTCACCTGCCCATCTGGTGGGGAATCGAGCAATTTATCATTGCCAGTGGCTTTGCCCTGACCTCATGCCTAGCAGCCTCCTACTTGCCGGCCAAACGCGCTAGCCGGCTGCATCCTGTGGAAGTCTTGCGGGGTGCAACATGA
- a CDS encoding ABC transporter ATP-binding protein yields MTEKQSSMLRADNLFREIAGEIPVRLVDNVSLDIAAGEFVCIMGPSGSGKSSLLYLLGLLDIPNRGQIWLDGIDTSHFNEDQLAEHRLRYLGYVFQFHFLLAEFTVLDNVTLPMRKLGQLNAAAMLERAKSLLDKLGMLAQMHKYPHQLSGGQRQRVAIARALANDPKIILADEPTGNLDSASAVNVREILKNLAHDMGKTVIAVTHDIQFATAADTRIGLVDGRINADWFTRVNSAVIAP; encoded by the coding sequence ATGACTGAAAAGCAAAGCAGCATGCTGCGGGCCGACAATCTATTTCGTGAAATTGCGGGGGAAATCCCAGTTCGTCTCGTCGACAATGTATCGCTAGATATTGCAGCCGGTGAATTTGTCTGCATTATGGGGCCATCAGGTTCAGGCAAATCATCTTTGCTGTACTTGCTTGGGCTGCTCGACATTCCCAATCGCGGCCAGATCTGGCTTGATGGCATTGATACCAGCCACTTTAACGAAGACCAACTGGCCGAGCATAGGCTGCGTTATTTAGGCTATGTATTTCAGTTTCACTTTTTATTAGCCGAATTTACCGTGCTCGATAATGTCACATTGCCAATGAGGAAATTAGGCCAGCTCAATGCTGCTGCGATGTTGGAGCGAGCAAAAAGCTTGCTCGATAAATTAGGCATGCTGGCGCAAATGCATAAGTACCCGCATCAACTCTCAGGAGGCCAACGCCAGCGTGTCGCGATTGCCCGCGCCTTGGCCAACGATCCAAAAATCATCCTCGCCGATGAGCCAACGGGAAATCTAGATTCAGCTTCGGCCGTCAATGTGCGCGAAATCTTGAAAAATCTCGCGCACGATATGGGCAAAACGGTGATCGCAGTGACCCATGATATTCAATTTGCCACCGCGGCGGATACGCGGATCGGTTTGGTCGATGGGCGAATCAATGCCGATTGGTTCACGCGCGTAAACAGTGCGGTCATCGCGCCATAG
- a CDS encoding ABCB family ABC transporter ATP-binding protein/permease, which translates to MPPSTAESSAKTTNNWQTLGTLLPYLWQYKTRVILALTLLVLAKVANVAVPLVLKDIVDQLGTKDVALALPVTLILGYGALRLSSAVFGEMRDAVFAKVTQGAIRKIALQVFEHLHRLSLRFHLERQTGGMNRDIDRGTKGIAFLLNFTLFNILPTLVEIGLVAAILLQKYHWTFAAVTFGTIVLYIGFTLGITEWRMHFRREMNDLDSKANTRAIDSLINYETVKYFGNERWEAERYDLSLAKWETAAVKNQVSLSFLNAGQATIIALGVTLLVGMAANGVVKGTMTLGDLVLVNAFLLQLYGPLNFLGFVYREIKNSLADMEKMFGLMGRNAEVKDREAAQNAALTDAQVQFNQVDFSYDSNRPILHGVSFSIPAGKTVAVVGSSGAGKSTLSRLLYRFYDVNAGAITINGVDVRDMVQSSLRAQIGIVPQDTVLFNDTIYYNIAYGKPDATRDEVIEAAKSAHIYDFIMQLPDGFDTTVGERGLKLSGGEKQRVAIARTVLKNPPILIFDEATSALDSHTEKAIQAELKAISANRTTLVVAHRLSTISDADEILVMREGQIVERGTHRNLLASNGVYAQMWALQLHEEGEQD; encoded by the coding sequence ATGCCTCCATCAACTGCTGAATCGAGCGCCAAAACTACCAATAATTGGCAAACCTTGGGCACCTTATTGCCTTATTTATGGCAATACAAAACACGAGTTATTTTGGCGCTGACTTTGTTGGTGCTGGCCAAAGTGGCCAATGTAGCCGTGCCTTTGGTATTAAAAGACATTGTTGATCAACTCGGCACCAAAGATGTTGCCTTGGCTTTGCCCGTGACTTTAATCCTTGGCTACGGCGCGCTGCGTTTAAGCTCTGCTGTGTTTGGCGAGATGCGCGATGCGGTGTTTGCCAAAGTAACCCAAGGCGCAATCCGCAAAATTGCCTTGCAAGTATTTGAGCATTTGCATCGCTTGTCGCTGCGGTTTCATCTGGAGCGTCAAACCGGTGGTATGAATCGGGATATTGATCGCGGCACCAAAGGCATTGCATTTTTATTGAATTTTACGCTGTTTAATATTCTGCCGACCTTGGTCGAGATTGGCTTGGTGGCGGCAATTTTACTGCAAAAATATCATTGGACCTTTGCTGCCGTGACTTTTGGCACCATCGTGCTGTATATCGGTTTTACGTTGGGGATTACCGAGTGGCGGATGCATTTCCGTCGCGAGATGAATGACCTGGATTCGAAGGCGAACACCAGAGCGATTGACAGCCTGATCAACTATGAAACGGTCAAATACTTCGGCAATGAGCGTTGGGAAGCTGAGCGCTATGATCTCAGCTTGGCCAAATGGGAAACTGCAGCAGTAAAAAATCAGGTGTCATTGTCATTTTTAAATGCAGGTCAGGCCACGATTATCGCCTTAGGCGTCACCTTGCTGGTCGGCATGGCGGCCAATGGCGTGGTGAAAGGCACCATGACACTGGGTGATTTGGTCTTGGTCAATGCCTTTTTATTGCAACTCTATGGTCCGCTGAATTTCTTGGGCTTTGTGTACCGAGAAATCAAAAACTCACTGGCCGACATGGAAAAAATGTTTGGCCTGATGGGGCGTAATGCCGAGGTCAAAGATCGTGAAGCGGCGCAAAACGCGGCGCTAACTGACGCCCAAGTGCAGTTTAATCAGGTTGATTTTTCCTACGATAGTAATCGGCCAATTCTGCATGGCGTGAGTTTTAGTATTCCGGCGGGCAAGACCGTCGCTGTGGTTGGATCAAGTGGCGCGGGCAAATCGACGTTGTCGCGTTTGCTGTATCGTTTTTACGATGTAAATGCTGGCGCGATTACGATCAATGGAGTCGATGTTCGCGATATGGTGCAGAGCAGTTTACGCGCGCAAATTGGGATCGTGCCGCAAGATACCGTGCTGTTCAATGACACGATTTATTACAACATCGCTTATGGTAAACCGGATGCGACGCGTGACGAAGTCATCGAAGCCGCCAAGTCGGCGCATATTTATGATTTCATTATGCAATTACCCGATGGCTTTGACACGACGGTGGGTGAGCGTGGCCTCAAGCTCTCTGGTGGTGAAAAGCAGCGTGTTGCCATCGCGCGCACGGTACTTAAAAACCCACCCATTCTGATTTTTGACGAAGCCACCAGTGCGCTAGATTCACACACTGAAAAAGCGATTCAGGCCGAATTAAAAGCCATCTCGGCAAATCGTACGACTTTGGTTGTAGCCCATCGTTTATCGACGATTTCAGATGCGGATGAAATCTTGGTGATGCGAGAAGGGCAAATTGTCGAGCGCGGCACGCATCGCAATTTGCTGGCGAGCAATGGCGTGTATGCGCAAATGTGGGCCTTGCAATTGCATGAAGAGGGTGAGCAAGACTAA
- the apaG gene encoding Co2+/Mg2+ efflux protein ApaG — protein sequence MEHNYHIRVLARPFYLPEQSNEASEQYTFAYQITIENTGTITAKLIARHWIIEDATGKTQEVRGLGVIGEHPELAPGEIYEYTSGVTLETPVGTMRGTYQMIAADGTEFEAQIEQFVLSMPRTLH from the coding sequence ATGGAACACAACTATCATATTCGAGTCTTGGCACGCCCATTTTATTTGCCAGAGCAGTCCAATGAGGCGTCTGAGCAATACACGTTTGCGTATCAAATTACGATAGAAAATACGGGAACGATTACGGCAAAACTCATTGCCCGACATTGGATTATCGAGGACGCCACTGGCAAAACGCAGGAAGTGCGTGGCCTTGGCGTCATTGGCGAGCACCCTGAGCTGGCACCCGGCGAAATTTATGAATACACCAGTGGCGTGACACTGGAAACCCCGGTGGGCACCATGCGTGGTACTTATCAAATGATTGCGGCTGATGGCACCGAGTTTGAAGCGCAGATCGAGCAATTTGTACTTTCTATGCCAAGGACACTTCATTAA
- the rpe gene encoding ribulose-phosphate 3-epimerase, producing MTYRIAPSILSADFARLGEEVKNVIEAGADIIHFDVMDNHYVPNLTIGPLVCDAIRPWTDAPIDVHLMVKPVDRIIPDFAKAGANIITFHPEASEHIDRSLGLIRDSGCKAGLVFNPATPLHYLDYVMDKIDMILLMSVNPGYGGQSFIPATLDKARQARALIDAYTAKTGREIWLEIDGGVKVDNIAEIAAAGIDTFVAGSAIYSQPDYKAVIDQMRAQLATV from the coding sequence ATGACCTACCGCATTGCTCCAAGTATTTTATCTGCTGACTTTGCTCGTCTGGGCGAAGAAGTGAAAAATGTGATCGAGGCTGGTGCCGATATCATTCACTTTGATGTGATGGATAATCACTATGTACCCAACTTAACGATTGGCCCCTTGGTGTGCGACGCGATTCGTCCATGGACCGATGCACCGATCGACGTGCATTTGATGGTTAAACCCGTAGATCGCATCATCCCTGATTTTGCCAAAGCTGGCGCGAATATTATTACTTTTCACCCTGAAGCGTCCGAGCACATTGATCGCTCGCTCGGCTTAATTCGTGACTCGGGCTGTAAAGCAGGCTTGGTATTTAACCCCGCAACACCGCTACATTATCTTGATTATGTGATGGATAAAATCGACATGATTTTGCTGATGTCGGTGAATCCTGGCTACGGCGGTCAATCGTTTATCCCGGCAACGCTCGATAAAGCTCGCCAAGCGCGTGCGCTGATCGACGCCTACACAGCCAAAACAGGCCGTGAAATCTGGTTGGAAATCGACGGTGGCGTGAAAGTTGATAATATCGCTGAAATTGCAGCCGCTGGGATTGATACCTTTGTCGCTGGCTCGGCCATTTATAGCCAGCCCGACTACAAAGCGGTCATCGATCAAATGCGTGCGCAACTGGCCACTGTGTAA
- the arsC gene encoding arsenate reductase (glutaredoxin) (This arsenate reductase requires both glutathione and glutaredoxin to convert arsenate to arsenite, after which the efflux transporter formed by ArsA and ArsB can extrude the arsenite from the cell, providing resistance.), giving the protein MKLLHNPRCSKSREALAALEEAGHTPEIWRYLDEPLSEAQIRELLGQLNLPALALVRSKEELWRELSAGKTLDEETIIHLLAIHPKLIERPILIHNGKAAIGRPLDKIFQLIK; this is encoded by the coding sequence ATGAAATTACTGCATAACCCGCGCTGTAGCAAAAGCCGTGAAGCACTCGCAGCACTTGAAGAGGCTGGCCATACGCCTGAAATTTGGCGTTATCTGGACGAGCCTCTGAGCGAGGCTCAAATTCGCGAATTGCTTGGGCAATTAAATTTGCCTGCTTTGGCGCTGGTCCGTAGTAAAGAAGAATTGTGGCGCGAATTGTCAGCAGGGAAAACGCTGGATGAAGAGACAATTATTCACCTGCTCGCCATCCACCCAAAACTGATCGAGCGCCCTATTCTGATTCATAATGGCAAGGCGGCAATTGGCCGTCCGCTAGACAAAATCTTCCAGCTCATCAAATAA
- a CDS encoding phosphoglycolate phosphatase, with product MSIQAIAFDLDGTLVDSLQDLARAANAARSDLGLTPLATATVESYVGDGAAVLVARVLADDAKAQFTGTALQEQGMAQFNLHYRAGLTIATKFYPKVQETLHALHERGLPLAIVTNKPERFTLPLLRELGVFEHFDVIVSGDTLAERKPSPLPMQHVANQLGIEVDNLLMVGDSKNDILAAQNAGCASVLVSYGYGSELESMGADAIIHRFDELFAFLEE from the coding sequence ATGAGTATTCAAGCAATTGCATTTGATCTAGACGGAACACTCGTCGATTCATTGCAAGATCTAGCACGCGCGGCCAATGCAGCGCGCAGCGACTTAGGGCTGACGCCACTCGCAACCGCTACAGTCGAAAGCTACGTCGGGGATGGCGCTGCGGTTTTGGTAGCCCGTGTGTTGGCCGACGACGCCAAAGCGCAATTTACCGGCACAGCGCTACAAGAACAGGGCATGGCGCAGTTCAATCTGCATTACCGTGCAGGCCTCACGATTGCCACCAAGTTTTACCCCAAAGTGCAAGAGACGTTACATGCGTTGCACGAGCGTGGTCTGCCGCTGGCAATCGTGACCAATAAACCCGAGCGGTTTACCCTGCCGCTGCTGCGCGAGCTGGGGGTGTTTGAGCACTTTGATGTCATCGTATCTGGCGACACTTTGGCAGAACGCAAACCTTCCCCACTGCCCATGCAACACGTTGCCAATCAATTAGGCATTGAGGTGGACAACTTGCTGATGGTAGGCGATTCAAAGAATGACATCCTGGCCGCACAAAACGCGGGTTGCGCATCGGTACTGGTCAGCTATGGCTATGGCAGCGAGCTGGAAAGCATGGGTGCAGATGCGATTATTCATCGCTTCGATGAGCTGTTTGCCTTCCTGGAAGAGTAA
- a CDS encoding adenylosuccinate synthase: protein MSRNVVVIGTQWGDEGKGKIVDWLTDHAQGVVRFQGGHNAGHTLIVGGKKTVLRLIPSGILHPGKACFIGNGVVISPEALLKEIDELTAAGIDVMSRLRISEACPLILPYHIAIDQAREAAKGEKKIGTTGRGIGPAYEDKIARRSIRLQDLYHPERFAAKLLENLDWYNFALKNYFNAPTLDYQTIYDETLAYAERIKPMLGDVSRTLYEMNKAGEPLLFEGAQGTLLDVDHGTYPYVTSSNCVAGAAAPGAGVAPQMLQYVLGIVKAYTTRVGSGPFPTELFCDVGAGLAKRGNEFGSVTGRPRRCGWFDAAALKRSIQINGVSGLCVTKLDVMDGIETIKLCVGYKINGVETDILPVGADDIALCEPIYEEIPGWTESTFGVKTWEGLPANARAYLERIAQICEAPIDIVSTGPDREETIVLRHPYHG, encoded by the coding sequence ATGAGCAGAAATGTAGTCGTGATCGGTACCCAATGGGGCGACGAGGGTAAGGGCAAGATTGTTGACTGGCTGACTGATCACGCACAAGGCGTGGTTCGCTTTCAGGGTGGTCACAATGCGGGCCATACGCTGATTGTTGGCGGCAAAAAGACTGTTCTGCGTCTGATTCCTTCGGGCATTTTGCACCCAGGTAAAGCATGTTTCATCGGCAATGGCGTGGTGATTTCTCCTGAAGCCCTGCTCAAAGAAATCGACGAGTTGACTGCTGCTGGCATCGATGTGATGAGCCGCTTGCGCATTTCTGAAGCATGTCCGCTAATTTTGCCTTACCACATTGCCATTGACCAAGCGCGTGAAGCTGCGAAGGGCGAGAAAAAAATCGGTACAACGGGTCGCGGTATCGGCCCAGCTTACGAAGACAAAATCGCGCGTCGCTCGATTCGTCTGCAAGATTTGTATCATCCAGAGCGCTTCGCAGCAAAATTGCTGGAAAACCTCGATTGGTACAACTTTGCACTGAAAAACTACTTCAACGCGCCAACGTTGGATTACCAAACAATTTACGATGAAACACTGGCATATGCTGAACGTATCAAGCCAATGCTGGGCGATGTGTCACGCACTTTGTACGAAATGAACAAAGCGGGCGAGCCATTGTTGTTCGAAGGCGCGCAAGGCACGCTGCTCGACGTCGATCACGGTACTTATCCATACGTGACTTCAAGCAACTGCGTTGCCGGTGCTGCTGCACCAGGTGCAGGTGTTGCGCCGCAAATGTTGCAATACGTATTGGGTATCGTAAAAGCGTACACCACACGTGTTGGTTCAGGTCCATTCCCAACTGAATTGTTCTGTGATGTTGGCGCTGGCTTGGCTAAGCGCGGCAATGAGTTCGGTTCGGTAACGGGTCGTCCACGTCGTTGCGGCTGGTTTGACGCAGCTGCACTGAAACGCTCGATCCAGATCAATGGTGTGTCAGGCTTGTGCGTGACCAAGCTGGACGTGATGGACGGCATCGAAACGATCAAATTGTGCGTTGGCTATAAGATTAATGGCGTTGAAACTGACATCTTGCCAGTGGGCGCGGATGACATCGCTTTGTGCGAGCCAATCTACGAAGAAATTCCAGGTTGGACTGAAAGCACTTTCGGCGTGAAAACGTGGGAAGGTTTGCCAGCCAATGCGCGTGCTTACCTTGAGCGTATTGCGCAAATTTGTGAAGCGCCAATTGATATCGTTTCAACTGGCCCAGATCGCGAAGAAACTATCGTATTGCGTCACCCATACCACGGCTAA
- a CDS encoding ATP phosphoribosyltransferase regulatory subunit yields MRNWILPEYISDVLPSEARQIESMRRRLLDQFTLYGYEQVEPPLVEYVESLLTQQDAALDLKTFKLVDELSGRQMGLRADITPQVARIDAHILNRQGVTRLCYTGSVLCTRPDGLLSTRQPRQIGAEMYGCADLAADVEIIELMFASLAEAGIKDISLEVGHIGLFNAIADAANWQGEQRQAAFNALQQKDTPTLAALSVKLNEELRTGLMALPTSYGDVSILERVRSLLPALPQITVALDNLQQLYAALTVRGIAVRFDLAELPGSYYHTGLVFNAYAKGFTNAVARGGRYDSVGEKFGRSRPATGFSIDLRSLTSVPFPARKAGILAPQGEEASLLEMIRSLRAQGEIVIVDLGVEQSEVHVDRTLQQKEGVWQVISL; encoded by the coding sequence ATGCGTAACTGGATTCTCCCCGAATATATTTCTGATGTTTTACCTTCAGAAGCGCGCCAAATTGAAAGCATGCGTCGCCGCCTGCTCGATCAATTTACCTTGTATGGGTACGAGCAAGTTGAACCCCCCTTGGTTGAGTATGTTGAATCACTGCTCACACAACAAGACGCCGCGCTGGACTTAAAAACATTCAAATTGGTTGATGAACTGTCTGGCCGTCAGATGGGCTTGCGTGCTGATATCACGCCGCAAGTCGCTCGGATTGATGCGCATATCCTCAATCGACAAGGCGTGACTCGTCTGTGCTATACCGGCTCGGTCCTTTGCACCCGCCCTGATGGCTTATTGTCGACGCGACAACCGCGACAAATCGGCGCGGAAATGTATGGTTGCGCTGACTTAGCTGCTGATGTCGAAATTATTGAATTGATGTTTGCTAGTCTGGCTGAGGCAGGAATAAAAGACATTAGTTTGGAAGTTGGCCATATTGGTTTATTCAATGCCATCGCTGATGCGGCCAATTGGCAAGGCGAACAACGGCAGGCTGCATTTAATGCTTTGCAGCAAAAAGACACGCCTACCTTGGCTGCGCTATCCGTAAAACTGAACGAAGAGCTGCGTACAGGCTTAATGGCGCTGCCAACAAGTTATGGCGATGTCAGTATTTTAGAGCGAGTTCGTTCTCTGCTGCCCGCTTTACCACAAATTACCGTGGCTCTTGATAATCTGCAGCAGTTATATGCGGCATTGACTGTACGCGGTATTGCTGTGCGTTTTGATCTGGCTGAATTACCGGGCAGCTACTACCATACTGGTTTGGTCTTTAACGCCTACGCTAAGGGCTTTACCAATGCAGTTGCTCGTGGCGGCCGCTACGATAGTGTTGGCGAAAAATTCGGTCGTTCTCGCCCTGCAACCGGTTTTAGCATTGATTTGCGCAGCCTAACTTCGGTGCCATTTCCAGCCCGCAAGGCCGGGATTTTGGCGCCACAAGGCGAAGAGGCGAGCTTGCTGGAAATGATCCGCTCCTTGCGCGCACAGGGCGAGATTGTGATTGTTGATCTCGGTGTCGAGCAATCGGAAGTCCATGTTGATCGCACCCTGCAGCAAAAAGAGGGTGTTTGGCAAGTCATAAGTCTGTAA
- a CDS encoding DUF2065 domain-containing protein: protein MSSELWLGLGLMLVFEGIMPFALPQVWRSTLKRMSEMSDRQIRTIGFCSLIAGLLISLAVK from the coding sequence ATGAGTAGTGAGTTGTGGCTTGGATTGGGCTTGATGCTGGTGTTTGAAGGTATTATGCCCTTTGCCTTGCCACAAGTTTGGCGCTCTACCCTTAAAAGAATGTCTGAAATGAGTGATCGCCAGATCCGTACGATAGGTTTTTGCTCATTGATAGCTGGATTATTAATTTCGCTGGCGGTTAAATAG
- the hflC gene encoding protease modulator HflC, with protein sequence MNKLMTVVAAIFLGLFAFSLTFFTLDQRQYAVVFQFSEAVRVIKDPGFHFKIPLLQEVRYFDKRIQTIDEEVPARIQTIEKMNVKVDSYIKFQIVDVEKYYKAVGLDQRKGVDRLRNTVNNMLRDEFGKRTVQDVISGKRDEVMTYVQKVADIDAARIGVKVVDVRIKRVEFEDSTLNSVYERMQSERKAVASQLRAEGSAAAEQIKADADKQREVILADAYNIAQQMKGEGDGKAAAIYGDAYGKNPEFYAFYKSLDAYKQSFAKKSDVMVVDPSSEFFKYMKNPRAGSGK encoded by the coding sequence ATGAATAAACTCATGACTGTCGTTGCAGCCATTTTTCTGGGGCTTTTCGCGTTTTCATTGACCTTTTTTACGCTGGATCAACGCCAATATGCGGTGGTTTTTCAGTTCTCTGAAGCCGTGCGCGTCATTAAAGATCCTGGTTTTCATTTCAAAATACCGTTGCTACAGGAAGTGCGTTATTTTGATAAACGCATTCAAACTATCGATGAAGAGGTCCCTGCACGTATTCAAACCATCGAGAAAATGAACGTGAAAGTCGATAGCTACATCAAATTTCAGATTGTCGATGTAGAAAAATACTATAAGGCTGTTGGTCTGGATCAGCGCAAAGGTGTCGATCGTCTGCGTAATACCGTCAATAATATGTTGCGTGATGAGTTCGGTAAGCGCACGGTGCAAGACGTTATTTCTGGCAAACGTGACGAAGTGATGACATATGTCCAGAAGGTGGCGGATATTGACGCAGCACGTATTGGCGTGAAAGTGGTTGATGTGCGTATCAAGAGGGTTGAATTTGAAGACAGCACTTTAAATTCGGTTTACGAGCGCATGCAGTCTGAACGTAAAGCTGTTGCGAGCCAATTACGGGCGGAAGGTAGTGCCGCAGCGGAACAAATTAAAGCGGATGCGGATAAACAACGCGAAGTGATCTTGGCAGATGCGTATAATATCGCTCAGCAAATGAAGGGTGAGGGCGATGGTAAGGCTGCTGCCATTTATGGCGATGCTTATGGTAAAAACCCTGAGTTCTATGCGTTTTATAAGAGCTTGGATGCCTATAAACAGAGCTTTGCCAAGAAGAGCGATGTCATGGTTGTCGATCCAAGCTCTGAATTCTTTAAGTACATGAAGAATCCACGCGCAGGTTCCGGCAAATGA